A window of Mangifera indica cultivar Alphonso chromosome 11, CATAS_Mindica_2.1, whole genome shotgun sequence contains these coding sequences:
- the LOC123228675 gene encoding protein SHI RELATED SEQUENCE 5-like isoform X1, with the protein MAGWFYLGGREGQSSKQEEEEEKEESLHLYRSNEEIYNKGFEIWPQYHQQQQNMNNYVSFGVGPSRRNFINDDSSRSGFTVTRQSGGVGVGGMNCQDCGNQAKKDCVHLRCRTCCKSRGFQCQTHVKSTWVPAARRRERQHQLSALQRQHQQQQQQQQNNQQEEQLQFLGENPKRQRENQGDTPSLACTTTLLPITTAGLELSQFPSEVNSPAVFRCVRVSAVEDSDEQYAYQTAVNIGGHLFKGILYDQGPENRYATGGESSQQLNLITAAPTMTTTATTPTTTNPSAAIDPSFYPPPLNAFMAGTQFFPPPRS; encoded by the exons ATGGCAGGGTGGTTCTACTTAGGAGGAAGAGAAGGACAAAGCAGTAaacaggaagaagaagaagaaaaagaagaaagccTTCATTTGTACAGATCAAACGAGGAGATCTACAACAAAGGATTTGAAATATGGCCACAGTATCATCAGCAACAACAAAATATGAACAATTATGTCTCGTTTGGAGTGGGTCCTAGTCGAAGAAATTTCATCAACGATGACTCATCAAGATCGGGTTTTACTGTGACAAGACAAAGCGGAGGAGTAGGAGTAGGAGGAATGAACTGCCAAGACTGTGGTAACCAAGCGAAGAAAGACTGTGTTCATTTGAGATGCAGAACTTGCTGTAAGAGCCGAGGGTTTCAGTGCCAAACTCACGTCAAGAGTACTTGGGTTCCTGCTGCTAGAAGGCGAGAGAGGCAGCACCAGCTATCAGCTTTGCAACGGCAACACcagcagcagcaacaacaacaacaaaataatcaacaagAAGAACAACTACAGTTTCTAGGAGAGAATCCGAAAAGGCAGAGAGAGAATCAAGGTGATACTCCCTCTCTTGCCTGCACCACTACTCTTTTACCCATTACTACGGCAG GGTTGGAACTTAGTCAATTTCCGTCTGAAGTTAATTCTCCAGCAGTCTTCCGTTGTGTTAGAGTAAGCGCAGTGGAGGATTCAGATGAGCAGTACGCGTATCAAACGGCTGTTAACATTGGAGGGCATCTTTTCAAGGGAATTCTCTACGATCAAGGCCCTGAAAATCGTTATGCCACTGGAGGTGAGAGCTCTCAACAATTGAATCTTATCACGGCAGCCCCTACAATGACTACCACGGCAACAACACCCACCACAACCAACCCTTCTGCTGCTATTGATCCATCATTTTACCCACCTCCACTCAATGCTTTCATGGCTGGTACGCAATTCTTTCCACCCCCAAGGTCTTAA
- the LOC123228675 gene encoding protein SHI RELATED SEQUENCE 5-like isoform X2 yields MAGWFYLGGREGQSSKQEEEEEKEESLHLYRSNEEIYNKGFEIWPQYHQQQQNMNNYVSFGVGPSRRNFINDDSSRSGFTVTRQSGGVGVGGMNCQDCGNQAKKDCVHLRCRTCCKSRGFQCQTHVKSTWVPAARRRERQHQLSALQRQHQQQQQQQQNNQQEEQLQFLGENPKRQRENQGLELSQFPSEVNSPAVFRCVRVSAVEDSDEQYAYQTAVNIGGHLFKGILYDQGPENRYATGGESSQQLNLITAAPTMTTTATTPTTTNPSAAIDPSFYPPPLNAFMAGTQFFPPPRS; encoded by the exons ATGGCAGGGTGGTTCTACTTAGGAGGAAGAGAAGGACAAAGCAGTAaacaggaagaagaagaagaaaaagaagaaagccTTCATTTGTACAGATCAAACGAGGAGATCTACAACAAAGGATTTGAAATATGGCCACAGTATCATCAGCAACAACAAAATATGAACAATTATGTCTCGTTTGGAGTGGGTCCTAGTCGAAGAAATTTCATCAACGATGACTCATCAAGATCGGGTTTTACTGTGACAAGACAAAGCGGAGGAGTAGGAGTAGGAGGAATGAACTGCCAAGACTGTGGTAACCAAGCGAAGAAAGACTGTGTTCATTTGAGATGCAGAACTTGCTGTAAGAGCCGAGGGTTTCAGTGCCAAACTCACGTCAAGAGTACTTGGGTTCCTGCTGCTAGAAGGCGAGAGAGGCAGCACCAGCTATCAGCTTTGCAACGGCAACACcagcagcagcaacaacaacaacaaaataatcaacaagAAGAACAACTACAGTTTCTAGGAGAGAATCCGAAAAGGCAGAGAGAGAATCAAG GGTTGGAACTTAGTCAATTTCCGTCTGAAGTTAATTCTCCAGCAGTCTTCCGTTGTGTTAGAGTAAGCGCAGTGGAGGATTCAGATGAGCAGTACGCGTATCAAACGGCTGTTAACATTGGAGGGCATCTTTTCAAGGGAATTCTCTACGATCAAGGCCCTGAAAATCGTTATGCCACTGGAGGTGAGAGCTCTCAACAATTGAATCTTATCACGGCAGCCCCTACAATGACTACCACGGCAACAACACCCACCACAACCAACCCTTCTGCTGCTATTGATCCATCATTTTACCCACCTCCACTCAATGCTTTCATGGCTGGTACGCAATTCTTTCCACCCCCAAGGTCTTAA